Part of the Gemmatimonadota bacterium genome is shown below.
GATCGAGCGCCATTCAGGCGCCTTCAGCGGTGACGAAATCCGCACCCGCGGACGATTCGTCGATTTCGCCGCTGAAGACGAGGCGATCCATCCCAACGACGCACAGTTGTTCAGCAACGATCAGCTCGACAACGCTGACCGCATCAACGCGACAGGACACCCCTACAATATCGTCCCGCCTCGTCTCGATCCCGACGCCGAAATCGACTGGAGCCCCGTGTGGTCGTTCACGCAAGGCCGGCATCGGTATCTGCCCACGTCGATGCTCTACAGCATGGCGCCCGAACAGCGCGGCCCCGCCGACCTGATCGCCGACTCCAACGGCTGCGCCGCGGGGAACACCCTGGAGGAGGCCATCCTGCAGGGGTTTTATGAACTGGTCGAGCGCGACGCTTTCGCCATATGGTGGTACAACGGGTTGAGCATGCCCGGGGTCGACCTGTCCAGCTTTGACGACGCATTCCTCGCATCGGCCACGGACTACTACGGCCGATGCGAGCGGGAAGTTTGGATGCTCGACGTGACGTCCGATTTGGGCATTCCGTCCTTCGTTGCGCTCTCCCGCAGGCCGGACGCGGAGACCGAGGACATCATTTACGGCGCGGGCGCCCATGCCGACCCGCGGCTTGCGGCCCTGCGCGCCCTGTGCGAGTTGAACCAGTGCCTTACGTGGCTGCCCCGGCCCGGTGGACACGGCGGCGGCGGTCATTCGGGCCGGCCTGGACCATCCGCGCGGCCCGCACGTCCCATGATCGACGATCCATTGGCGCTCAACTGGTGGAAGACGGCTCGAATCGCGGAGTGTTCCTGGTTGGCACCCTCGCCGGACGCGACACGCAAAAAAGGCGCGCAGTATGCGGTAATCGAAAAAACGGACACGCGAGAAGATGTGGAATTCTGCCGGGCGCAGGTCGAAGCCAGGGGCATGGAGTTCCTCGTACTGGAACAGACCCGGCCGGACATCGGCATGCCGGTTGTGCGGGTCGTTGTGCCGGGCATGCGCCATTTCTGGGCGCGATTCGCCCCAGGGCGCCTGTACGACGTGCCGGTGGACATGGGCCTTCGCGATCAACCCCTGGCCGAAGCCGATTTGAATCCCGCACCGGTCATCGCGTAAGGAGGACAGGTGAATATCGACGACGCCGTCCTGCTCACCCAGGATCGTTTCGCCGAAGAGGGCAGCTCGATGGCCGAGCTGCTGGAGCGGTTGCGAAACGGGGTTTCTCCGGATCTGATCGGCGAACGGGAGTGGGGGCTCATATTGGAACGCGCGAGGCAACTCCCCATCACCATGGGCGCCCAGCCCTTCGGTTTTGAACTTCCACTGCACGACAGCCGGCCCGTGGCGGACTTCGGCGTATCCCTGGCAAGCGGAAACCGTTCGGGCGACTTTTTCGAAGCGCAGGCGCGGGCTGACACGACCGATGAGACGGCTCGAGCGGTCAGGCGGCTGTTCGGGGAAATGGAATCTCCGCACTCGCCGCTGCGGGAGATTGTGGGGCGTAAACTGATGCTGGAGTACGATATAGGCTCGGCGACCGGAAGCGAAAACCAGCTGCCGGGCCTGTTCCTGCGGTCCAACGAACGCACGTTGCTCGGCGGCGGTGGTCTCCAGCGGGAGGTCGGGATCGTGGTAGATGCCCTCGTTTCCTGCGTCGGATGGCCGGAGAATGCGGATGAGAGTAGAAACGTCGAACGGATATACTTGTCGCAGCCGGAAGACACGCGTCTGGATTCCTTCGGCGTTTTCCCGTCCCGTAAGCGTACTGTCCGCCTGGCGATTATGGGCTTTAACGCAAGGGAAGGAATCTGCTCATATCTTGAAAACACCAGATGGCCGGGGCAGGTTACGGCAGTCGAATCCGTGCTCGCGCGCTTCAGGGACCGGGCGAACGTCGTGAGCGTCGGTTTGAATGTCGATGTGCAGGCGGATGGACTGGGGCCGACACTTGGACTGACGCCCATCGTCAAGCAAAGATACACCCAGGATTCCCGTTACTGGATCGACGGCATGACCGACTGGGATCCCGTTCTGGACGCGCTGGCCCATGAGGACTTTGTCGTTCCGGACAAGCTTGCGGCCCTTGCGGACTGGGCTTCGAAACCCACGACGCTGTTTGGAAGGACCGGGCCCTTTCTCATGTTGCGCGGCATACACCACATCAAGCTGGTCATCAGCGGAAACAGACTGGAGCGGGCCAAGGCCTATCTTTACATGGTGCTTTCCGGTGCGCTCTCGAACTGAGCGCCACCGAGCTCCACGACAGGATATCAATACAAAATCCCCCGACCAGGTTGATCGGGGGATTTTGAATTGATCTTCTTGATCATGCGAACTTCAGGTATTCGCATGCCTGCCGGTGTGCTGACCGGCTTACCAGCAGCAGCAGAGGCCGGCCGAGACGGCTTCGAGTTGCTCCTCGGTGATATTCGCATCCGGGGGCAGTGCAATATGCACCGTCTGCATATCGCTCTCGTGGACCTGGATCGACATGGATTCAGGCATCGTAATGTCCAGTTCCTCGCAAATGGTCGACTTCGGATCCGCGATCAACTTTTGCCTGAAATCAGCATCCAGAGAGGACTTCTCAACGATCTGCTTTAACATTTCATCGCCACTACGCATGACTCTTCCTCCTTCTAATGGCAAATTAAACGTCGTTAGCCTTTGGTCTTGTTTGAGAATCACAGCCTGTTGCAGTGAGTGAATAACTAAGTACATATATACTGTTTAAAACCTTAAAAGTCAAGTAATTTCGATATCTTGCAGGCATTGTAACCCATGGCGCCGCGGAACCAAACCCGTCTTTTGAACAGCAAAACCCGTCCTCGATCATTGTCTCATTCAGCCTGTTGGACGTGCCCGGTTTTACGCGTACCCGGACCCGGACAGGCCGGATCGCCCGGGAGCCTCCCCGCCCAACTCACCGCCACCCCCACGATCACGTTCAGCGCGAGACCGAGCACGCCGGCGTGCCAGCCCCAGACCTTGCCCATGCCCGCGAGGGTCAACCCGGCCGCGAGCGCCGTGCCCGCGGCCATGCCCGCGGCCGCGCCCGCCGCGCTGAATCGCGGCCACAGCACCCCCAGCACAAACAGGGGGGTGGTCTGGATCAGCACCTCCATCTTCAGTTCGATGAGTCCCCACAGGGTAAGATCCGGCGTCAGGGCGATGAGGACCAGGACGGCCATGATGATCCAGGACAGGCGCTTCCCCCACGCGGTAAGGTTTGCTTCCGGAAGCGATCCCATCCGGAACCGGCCCAGTACGTCCTTGACGAGCAGGGAGGAGAGGCTGAGCAGGACGGAGTCGGCCGTCGACATGATCGCCGCGACGATGCCGGTGAGGACGAGCACGGTCATGATGTAGAGCCAGGTGGATTCCGCGGCCCAGACGCCGAGTAGCCGGGGCATCACCTGGTCGGTGGCGATCCCTTCAAGACCCGTCAGCTGCGGGATGGCCAGGATGCCCACCAGGACCACCGCCGTGATGGTGACCAGGGGCATGAAAGCCATGAAAGTGAACGACCGCTTCAGGCTCCGGGCGCTCCGGGCCGCGAAGATGCGTTGGATCGCCTGCGGATAGACGGCGGCGGCGAAGCCGACCAGCAGGATGGTGCTGATCCAGGTACGGATCGTCTCTCCATCGGGTAGCGCGGCTTTTGAAGGCTGATGGGCGATGATCCACGCCGTCGCTTCGCCGAGGCGGTCGCTCCCCGCGACCACGGCGGCCAGCATCCCCAGCAGCCCGACGAAGAGGAGCAGGCCCTGGATGCAGTCGGTCCACGCCACGGCCTGCATCCCTCCGAGGGTCTCGTAGAACAGGATGATGACCGCGAGGATCACGACGCCCGCCCAGAACGGAATGGCTCCGCCGGAAAGACCGGAAACGATATGCCCAA
Proteins encoded:
- a CDS encoding NHLP leader peptide family natural product precursor, whose protein sequence is MYLVIHSLQQAVILKQDQRLTTFNLPLEGGRVMRSGDEMLKQIVEKSSLDADFRQKLIADPKSTICEELDITMPESMSIQVHESDMQTVHIALPPDANITEEQLEAVSAGLCCCW
- a CDS encoding sodium:solute symporter family protein; this encodes MADQPYGPGAFAFLAAYLVFMIVLGYVARARRRDDSMSSFYLAGKNLGALVLFFTLYATQYSGNTLIGYPGEAYRLGYAWIMSVGFMMAIVVAYLLFAPPLYRASRRGNFVTPGDWITHRFGANGSSGLTVFAGVLFVVAIANYLLAQLLAVGHIVSGLSGGAIPFWAGVVILAVIILFYETLGGMQAVAWTDCIQGLLLFVGLLGMLAAVVAGSDRLGEATAWIIAHQPSKAALPDGETIRTWISTILLVGFAAAVYPQAIQRIFAARSARSLKRSFTFMAFMPLVTITAVVLVGILAIPQLTGLEGIATDQVMPRLLGVWAAESTWLYIMTVLVLTGIVAAIMSTADSVLLSLSSLLVKDVLGRFRMGSLPEANLTAWGKRLSWIIMAVLVLIALTPDLTLWGLIELKMEVLIQTTPLFVLGVLWPRFSAAGAAAGMAAGTALAAGLTLAGMGKVWGWHAGVLGLALNVIVGVAVSWAGRLPGDPACPGPGTRKTGHVQQAE